A genomic segment from Dietzia psychralcaliphila encodes:
- the epsC gene encoding serine O-acetyltransferase EpsC, with the protein MTDPTPSNADAPATGILRTLREDLAAARAHDPAARGDVENAIVYSGLHAIWSHRLSHRLWVAGGAGRFAARVLSQFTRFLTGIEIHPGATIGRRFFIDHGMGVVIGETAEIGDDCMLYHGVTLGGVSLKHVKRHPTLGDRVTVGAGAKILGPVEIGSDSSVGANAVVVKDAPANSIVVGIPGVAKPAKESKEELRDAQFYIDPAIYI; encoded by the coding sequence ATGACCGACCCGACTCCGTCGAACGCGGACGCGCCCGCGACGGGCATCCTGCGCACCCTGCGCGAGGATCTCGCCGCGGCGCGTGCCCACGACCCGGCGGCCCGGGGAGATGTCGAGAACGCAATCGTCTACTCCGGCCTGCACGCGATCTGGTCCCACCGGCTCTCCCACCGGCTGTGGGTGGCCGGCGGGGCCGGCCGGTTCGCGGCCCGCGTCCTGAGCCAGTTCACCCGGTTCCTCACGGGAATCGAGATCCACCCCGGTGCCACCATCGGTCGACGGTTCTTCATCGACCACGGCATGGGCGTGGTCATCGGGGAGACCGCAGAGATCGGTGACGACTGCATGCTCTACCACGGGGTCACCCTGGGCGGCGTCTCGCTCAAGCACGTCAAGCGCCACCCGACCCTGGGCGACCGCGTGACCGTCGGCGCCGGGGCCAAGATCCTCGGCCCCGTCGAGATCGGTTCCGACTCCTCGGTCGGCGCCAACGCCGTGGTGGTCAAGGACGCGCCCGCGAACTCGATCGTCGTGGGCATCCCGGGCGTCGCCAAGCCCGCCAAGGAGTCGAAGGAGGAGCTGCGCGACGCGCAGTTCTACATCGACCCCGCCATCTACATCTGA
- the cysK gene encoding cysteine synthase A: MAKIYSDITETIGHTPLVRLNSLTDGLHATVLAKLESANPAASVKDRIGAAIIDDAVASGALKPGGTIVEGTSGNTGIALAMVASARGFKSVLVMPDTMSVERRAVMRAYGAELILTPGSEGMKGAVAKAEEVASTRENAVLARQFANPANPDVHRRTSGPEVWEDTDGEVDIFIAGIGTGGTITGAGGYLREQKSDIQIVAVEPKDSPLLTEGKAGPHKIQGLGANFVPEILNRDIYDEVIDVTLDDSLRIAKRLGTEEGILAGISSGANVWAALEVAKRPENAGKTIVVIVCDYGERYVSTMLFEDYRD; the protein is encoded by the coding sequence ATGGCGAAGATCTACTCCGACATCACCGAGACCATCGGCCACACGCCGCTGGTCCGCCTCAACTCCCTGACCGACGGTCTGCACGCCACGGTGCTCGCCAAGCTGGAGTCCGCCAACCCGGCCGCCAGCGTCAAGGACCGTATCGGCGCCGCGATCATCGACGACGCGGTCGCCTCGGGTGCCCTCAAGCCCGGTGGCACCATCGTGGAGGGCACCTCCGGCAACACCGGCATCGCGCTGGCCATGGTCGCCTCCGCCCGCGGCTTCAAGTCCGTCCTCGTGATGCCCGACACCATGTCGGTCGAGCGCCGCGCCGTCATGCGCGCCTACGGCGCCGAGCTCATCCTCACCCCGGGCTCCGAGGGCATGAAGGGCGCCGTGGCCAAGGCCGAGGAGGTCGCCTCCACCCGCGAGAACGCGGTCCTCGCCCGGCAGTTCGCCAACCCGGCCAACCCGGACGTCCACCGCCGGACCAGCGGCCCCGAGGTCTGGGAGGACACCGACGGCGAGGTCGACATCTTCATCGCCGGCATCGGCACCGGCGGCACCATCACCGGCGCCGGCGGCTACCTGCGCGAGCAGAAGTCGGACATCCAGATCGTGGCCGTCGAGCCCAAGGACTCGCCGCTGCTCACCGAGGGCAAGGCCGGACCGCACAAGATCCAGGGTCTCGGTGCCAACTTCGTCCCCGAGATCCTCAACCGGGACATCTACGACGAGGTCATCGACGTCACCCTCGACGACTCGCTTCGGATCGCCAAGCGTCTCGGCACCGAGGAGGGCATCCTCGCCGGCATCTCCTCCGGTGCCAACGTGTGGGCCGCGCTCGAGGTGGCCAAGCGCCCGGAGAACGCCGGCAAGACCATCGTGGTGATCGTGTGCGACTACGGCGAGCGTTACGTGTCCACCATGCTGTTCGAGGACTACCGCGACTGA
- a CDS encoding AMP-dependent synthetase/ligase, protein MREITVPAQRTFTRSDLIPVVARGRATTEPRAVPFEHHGDGRWRSVSNAELVERVDTIAAGLIAAGVEPGDRVALMAGTRLEWVLVDLAVWTAGAITVPIYPSSSAGQLEWILADSAAKVLVAENDDHVVVVGDTDVPDTCTRILYLDDGALETLAADGEAVEAETLDAAVATLEPDTPASIIYTSGTTGRPKGCVITHRNLLSECHALLDHPIGSMAQQGKKVLMFLPLAHVLARAVTYTVYLGDATVGFWDDTSTILPRFADFRPHMILGVPRVFEKVRDGIATKAAAKGAVQRGIFERAEAIAIEDSVRRGNDGLDDARRPSLLHTVRYKALDLLVYKAIREALGGRCEYAISGGGALPDRISHFFRGVGVPVYEGYGLTESTAAATVNGPGCQRIGTVGRPVAGTSVRIADSGEVELAGELIFDRYWNNEEATAEALRDGWFATGDLGSLDGDGYLTITGRAKEIIVTAGGKNVSPGQIEDAIRAHRLVGHAVLIGEARKFVSALITVDEAELENWAAENDHSGRPAEDLVTDPELRAEIQFAVDRANRQVSHAEGVKKFVLLPRDFTEDSGELTATLKVKRHVIADHYAGQIEGMYA, encoded by the coding sequence ATGCGCGAGATCACCGTCCCCGCCCAGCGAACCTTCACCCGTTCCGACCTGATCCCGGTGGTGGCGCGAGGGCGCGCCACCACCGAACCACGGGCGGTCCCGTTCGAACACCACGGCGACGGTCGGTGGCGATCCGTCTCCAACGCCGAACTCGTCGAGCGCGTGGACACGATCGCGGCCGGACTCATCGCGGCCGGCGTCGAGCCCGGGGACCGGGTGGCGCTCATGGCCGGAACCCGCCTCGAATGGGTGCTGGTCGACCTCGCCGTCTGGACCGCCGGAGCCATCACCGTGCCGATCTACCCGTCATCCTCCGCAGGGCAGCTCGAGTGGATCCTCGCCGACTCCGCTGCAAAGGTCCTCGTGGCCGAGAACGACGACCACGTCGTCGTCGTCGGAGACACCGACGTCCCCGACACCTGCACCCGGATCCTCTACCTCGACGACGGCGCCCTCGAGACCCTCGCGGCCGACGGTGAGGCCGTCGAGGCCGAGACCCTCGACGCCGCGGTGGCCACCCTCGAACCCGACACCCCCGCCTCGATCATCTACACCTCCGGCACCACCGGACGGCCCAAGGGCTGCGTGATCACCCACCGCAACCTCCTGTCGGAGTGTCACGCGCTGCTCGACCACCCCATCGGGTCGATGGCGCAGCAGGGCAAGAAGGTCCTGATGTTCCTGCCCCTGGCCCACGTGCTCGCCCGCGCCGTGACCTACACCGTCTACCTGGGTGACGCGACCGTCGGCTTCTGGGACGACACGTCCACCATCCTCCCGCGCTTCGCCGATTTCCGGCCGCACATGATCCTCGGGGTCCCACGCGTCTTCGAGAAGGTACGCGACGGGATAGCCACGAAGGCCGCCGCCAAGGGCGCGGTGCAGAGGGGGATCTTCGAGCGCGCCGAGGCGATCGCCATCGAGGACAGCGTGCGGCGCGGCAATGACGGACTGGACGACGCCCGCCGACCCTCGCTCCTGCACACCGTCCGGTACAAGGCGCTCGACCTGCTCGTCTACAAGGCCATACGCGAGGCGCTCGGCGGCCGGTGCGAGTACGCCATCTCCGGCGGCGGCGCCCTGCCCGACCGCATCTCGCACTTCTTCCGCGGAGTCGGCGTGCCCGTCTACGAGGGCTACGGTCTCACCGAGAGCACCGCCGCCGCCACCGTGAACGGCCCCGGTTGCCAGCGCATCGGTACCGTCGGGCGACCCGTGGCCGGGACGAGCGTCCGGATCGCCGACAGTGGAGAGGTGGAACTGGCCGGCGAGCTGATCTTCGACCGCTACTGGAACAACGAGGAGGCCACCGCCGAGGCCCTCCGCGACGGCTGGTTCGCCACCGGTGACCTCGGTTCGCTCGACGGGGACGGATATCTGACGATCACCGGTCGCGCGAAGGAGATCATCGTCACCGCCGGCGGCAAGAACGTCTCGCCGGGGCAGATCGAGGACGCGATCCGGGCGCATCGACTCGTCGGCCACGCGGTCCTCATCGGTGAGGCCCGTAAGTTCGTCTCCGCGCTGATCACGGTGGACGAGGCCGAGCTCGAGAACTGGGCGGCGGAGAACGATCACAGTGGCCGGCCGGCCGAGGACCTGGTCACCGACCCCGAGCTGCGCGCCGAGATCCAGTTCGCCGTGGACCGTGCCAACCGGCAGGTCTCGCACGCCGAGGGCGTCAAGAAGTTCGTCCTACTGCCCCGCGACTTCACCGAGGACTCGGGCGAGTTGACCGCGACCCTCAAGGTCAAGCGGCACGTGATCGCGGACCACTACGCCGGGCAGATCGAGGGCATGTACGCCTGA
- a CDS encoding AMP-dependent synthetase/ligase, which produces MTTEFATPPVTKPFPVENLGRLVFKNAEEAPNDVAVLRLVGTDWKEVTCAQYLKEVKGVAKGLIARGVKPGDRLAIMSHTRYEWSLIAWASWAVGAVTVPIYETSSSGQCDWILTDSGASFAVVEDLELREVLTSGTEWNGDIMVIDNDLIAQLTAAGADITDEQVEQASLATGHEDRCAIIYTSGTTGNPKGCEILHGGFAGVVMAVEEQLKDAFVPNSRTLIFLPLAHVLARILEVACFYKRVAVAHEPDTTKVVERLSEIHPTFLVSVPRVLEKVYNSAAGKAEAAGGAKAKIFKAAVQTAIDYSTAIEGGGKPSAGLALKQKLFSKLVYSKLHEALGGECNRIISGGGPLGARLGHFYRGAGFDLLEGYGLTESSGVLTVNPIGQAKIGTVGRPIPGVTIQIADDGEILAKAKTLFKGYWQNPQANEDSWTGEWYHTGDIGELDSDGYLSITGRKKDLIVTAGGKNVSPSQMEDLLSADPLISQAVVVGDNRNYIAALITVDSETFPAWRDKHGKTGEVKDLLQDGELVGAIQDAVDQANKSVSRAESIRKFKILAAEFTVESGELTPTLKLKRNVVHDRFGSEIESLYTDN; this is translated from the coding sequence ATGACGACCGAGTTCGCCACCCCTCCGGTAACCAAGCCCTTCCCTGTCGAGAACCTCGGCCGGCTCGTGTTCAAGAACGCGGAGGAGGCCCCGAACGACGTCGCTGTACTGCGGCTCGTCGGGACCGACTGGAAAGAGGTCACCTGCGCCCAGTACCTGAAGGAGGTCAAGGGGGTCGCCAAGGGTCTCATCGCCCGGGGCGTCAAGCCCGGTGACCGCCTGGCCATCATGAGCCACACCCGCTACGAGTGGTCGCTCATCGCGTGGGCCTCCTGGGCCGTCGGTGCCGTGACCGTGCCGATCTACGAGACCTCCTCGTCGGGCCAGTGCGACTGGATCCTCACCGACTCCGGCGCGTCCTTCGCCGTGGTCGAGGACCTCGAACTCCGCGAGGTGCTCACGTCCGGCACCGAATGGAACGGCGACATCATGGTCATCGACAACGACCTGATCGCCCAGCTCACCGCCGCGGGCGCCGACATCACCGACGAGCAGGTGGAGCAGGCCTCGCTGGCGACGGGCCACGAGGACCGGTGCGCCATCATCTACACCTCCGGCACGACGGGCAACCCCAAGGGCTGCGAAATCCTGCACGGCGGGTTCGCCGGCGTCGTGATGGCGGTCGAGGAGCAGCTCAAGGACGCGTTCGTCCCCAACAGCCGCACCCTGATCTTCCTCCCGCTGGCCCACGTGCTGGCCCGCATCCTCGAGGTGGCCTGCTTCTACAAGCGCGTCGCCGTGGCCCACGAGCCCGACACGACCAAGGTCGTCGAGCGACTGTCCGAGATCCACCCGACCTTCCTCGTGTCGGTCCCGCGCGTGCTGGAGAAGGTCTACAACTCCGCCGCGGGCAAGGCCGAGGCCGCCGGCGGCGCCAAGGCCAAGATCTTCAAGGCCGCCGTGCAGACCGCGATCGACTACTCCACGGCCATCGAGGGTGGCGGAAAGCCGTCCGCGGGCCTGGCGCTCAAGCAGAAGCTGTTCTCCAAGCTCGTCTACTCGAAGTTGCACGAGGCCCTGGGCGGCGAGTGCAACCGCATCATCTCCGGTGGTGGCCCCCTGGGCGCCCGTCTCGGCCACTTCTACCGTGGCGCCGGCTTCGACCTCCTGGAGGGCTACGGCCTCACCGAGTCCTCGGGCGTGCTCACCGTCAACCCGATCGGTCAGGCGAAGATCGGCACCGTCGGTCGACCGATCCCGGGCGTCACAATCCAGATCGCCGACGACGGCGAGATCCTCGCCAAGGCCAAGACCCTTTTCAAGGGCTACTGGCAGAACCCGCAGGCCAACGAGGACTCCTGGACCGGCGAGTGGTACCACACCGGCGACATCGGCGAGCTCGACTCCGACGGCTACCTGTCGATCACCGGCCGCAAGAAGGACCTCATCGTCACCGCCGGCGGCAAGAACGTCTCACCGTCCCAGATGGAGGACCTGCTCTCGGCCGATCCGCTGATCAGCCAGGCGGTCGTGGTGGGCGACAACCGCAACTACATCGCGGCCCTGATCACCGTCGACTCGGAGACCTTCCCGGCGTGGCGCGACAAGCACGGCAAGACCGGCGAGGTGAAGGACCTGCTGCAGGACGGCGAGCTGGTGGGCGCCATCCAGGACGCCGTGGACCAGGCCAACAAGTCGGTCTCCCGCGCCGAGTCCATCCGCAAGTTCAAGATCCTCGCGGCGGAGTTCACGGTGGAGAGCGGCGAGCTCACCCCGACGCTCAAGCTCAAGCGCAACGTCGTGCACGACCGTTTCGGTAGCGAGATCGAGTCTCTCTACACCGACAACTGA
- a CDS encoding GAF domain-containing protein has protein sequence MFGGTGPAASLLVAESWERSRHRGIDPTVVAPSVELEGPDLSRHVAQHRMASVLPVVESVLVPGVVSSGHIVAVADERGRLLRVIGDRGVRSRAESMAFIPGAVWTDEAVGANAPGLALRHDTEVRVRGSEHYLEMAHEWSCAAAPVHDPATGELIGLIDVTGPSSATSDQMLALIRATVMLAEGELRTAAGLVVPRRGGVDRPLGGRVRLRVLGAGAGVLDGDGPGGAGRALTGRHAEICVLLDANPEGLTGGALAELLADDRLDEVSVRAEVSRLRRVFGPDVVTSRPYRLAPGALVTDVREVTDALGSGDVMKAVASYPGPILPASDAPGVADLRLELHSMVRAAVLSADRLPVLRAWVAGAGREDLAAWRSLARSRYADASTVAAAEARCRVLDRRFGA, from the coding sequence ATGTTCGGGGGTACGGGACCCGCGGCGAGCCTGCTGGTGGCCGAGTCGTGGGAGCGCAGCAGGCACCGGGGGATCGACCCCACGGTGGTCGCGCCGTCGGTCGAACTGGAGGGTCCGGACCTCTCCCGCCACGTGGCGCAGCACCGGATGGCGTCAGTCCTCCCGGTGGTCGAGTCCGTCCTCGTCCCGGGGGTGGTCTCCAGCGGGCACATCGTCGCCGTCGCGGACGAGCGGGGACGACTGCTGCGGGTGATCGGTGACCGCGGGGTCAGGTCCCGCGCGGAGTCCATGGCGTTCATCCCCGGCGCGGTCTGGACGGACGAGGCGGTCGGGGCCAACGCGCCGGGGCTCGCGCTGAGGCACGACACCGAGGTGCGGGTCCGCGGATCCGAGCACTATCTCGAGATGGCCCACGAATGGAGTTGTGCGGCGGCGCCGGTCCACGACCCCGCGACGGGTGAACTGATCGGGCTCATCGACGTCACCGGCCCGAGCAGCGCCACCTCGGACCAGATGCTCGCGCTGATCCGGGCGACGGTGATGCTCGCCGAGGGCGAGCTGCGCACGGCCGCCGGCCTCGTCGTCCCCCGGCGAGGCGGGGTCGACCGCCCCCTCGGAGGGCGTGTGAGGCTGCGGGTGCTCGGTGCGGGGGCCGGCGTCCTCGACGGGGACGGCCCGGGAGGTGCGGGGCGTGCCCTGACCGGCAGGCATGCCGAGATCTGTGTCCTGCTCGACGCAAATCCGGAGGGGTTGACGGGAGGGGCGCTCGCGGAACTGCTCGCCGACGACAGGCTCGACGAGGTCAGCGTCCGCGCCGAGGTCTCCCGCCTCCGGCGGGTGTTCGGGCCGGATGTGGTGACCTCGAGGCCCTACCGCCTGGCCCCGGGCGCTCTGGTCACCGACGTCCGAGAGGTCACGGACGCACTCGGTTCCGGGGACGTGATGAAGGCGGTGGCCTCCTATCCGGGACCGATCCTGCCGGCCTCGGACGCTCCCGGGGTGGCCGACCTGCGGCTCGAGCTCCACTCGATGGTGCGGGCCGCGGTCCTGTCCGCTGATCGGCTCCCCGTCCTCAGGGCCTGGGTCGCCGGCGCCGGGCGGGAGGACCTCGCCGCGTGGCGGAGCCTGGCCCGGTCCCGGTACGCGGACGCCTCCACCGTCGCAGCGGCCGAGGCGCGGTGTCGCGTCCTCGATCGGCGCTTCGGGGCGTGA
- the mdo gene encoding NDMA-dependent methanol dehydrogenase (This methanol dehydrogenase is considered a nicotinoprotein, since its NADP cofactor remains is not dissociable, but instead remains permanently bound. A member of this family has been shown to act as a formaldehyde dismutase, able to convert two molecules of formaldehyde (plus one water molecule) into one of methanol and one of formate, with no net change in its redox state. More recently, it was shown in Mycobacterium smegmatis that this enzyme is critical to ethanol utilization, for which the biosynthesis of the cofactor-like electron carrier mycofactocin is also required.) — MAIELNQIWDMPIKEFHPLPKALLGVGAHDILGVEAKKLGMTRVLIMTTGLRGSGIIEELKGKIEYQGLDVVVFDKVESNPKDYNVMDAAALYNSEKCDGIISVGGGSSHDAAKGARVVIAHDGRDINEFQGFSKSTNFENPPHIAVSTTAGTGAETSWAYVITDTSDMDHPHKWVAFDDASLVSLAMDDPLLYYSCPQHFTAYCGFDVLAHCSEPYVSRLDFAPSLGNALYATKLVAENLTTAVYDPRNLEARTGMMNAQYIATQAFNSGGLGMIHSMSHAISAYYDTHHGLNNAIALPRVWEYNLPSRYQRYAELAPQMGVDTRNMTTVQAADAAVEAAIRLSKDVGIPDNFSQITPGLYEKNQMDTGKYKGKGDRIDTSAENIRRIAEHMMGDACTPGNPRESTVESLIPMVEHAMTGSY, encoded by the coding sequence ATGGCGATCGAACTGAATCAGATCTGGGACATGCCGATCAAGGAGTTCCACCCTCTCCCCAAGGCTCTGCTGGGTGTCGGAGCACACGACATCCTCGGCGTGGAGGCCAAGAAGCTGGGGATGACCCGGGTTCTCATCATGACCACCGGACTACGCGGGTCGGGGATCATCGAGGAGCTCAAGGGCAAGATCGAGTACCAGGGGCTCGACGTCGTGGTCTTTGACAAGGTCGAGTCCAACCCCAAGGACTACAACGTCATGGACGCCGCGGCCCTCTACAACTCGGAGAAGTGCGACGGCATCATCTCGGTGGGCGGTGGCTCCAGCCACGACGCCGCCAAGGGCGCGCGCGTGGTGATCGCCCACGACGGCCGCGACATCAACGAGTTCCAGGGCTTCTCCAAGTCCACCAACTTCGAGAACCCGCCGCACATCGCGGTGTCCACCACGGCGGGGACCGGTGCGGAGACCTCGTGGGCCTACGTGATCACCGACACCTCGGACATGGACCACCCGCACAAGTGGGTCGCGTTCGACGACGCCAGCCTGGTCTCGCTGGCGATGGACGACCCGCTCCTCTACTACTCCTGCCCCCAGCACTTCACCGCCTACTGCGGCTTCGACGTCCTCGCGCACTGTTCGGAGCCGTACGTCTCGCGGCTCGACTTCGCCCCGTCGCTGGGCAATGCGTTGTACGCGACCAAACTCGTGGCGGAGAACCTCACGACAGCCGTGTACGACCCCCGCAACCTCGAGGCGCGGACCGGGATGATGAACGCGCAGTACATCGCGACGCAGGCGTTCAACTCGGGCGGCCTGGGCATGATCCACTCGATGTCCCACGCGATCAGCGCCTACTACGACACGCACCACGGTCTGAACAACGCGATCGCCCTGCCCCGGGTGTGGGAGTACAACCTGCCGTCCCGCTACCAGCGCTACGCCGAACTCGCGCCGCAGATGGGCGTGGACACCCGCAACATGACGACCGTCCAGGCCGCCGACGCCGCGGTGGAGGCCGCCATCCGGTTGTCCAAGGACGTCGGTATCCCCGACAACTTCAGTCAGATCACGCCCGGGCTGTACGAGAAGAACCAGATGGACACGGGCAAGTACAAGGGCAAGGGCGACAGGATCGACACCTCGGCGGAGAACATCCGCAGGATCGCCGAACACATGATGGGGGACGCGTGCACCCCGGGTAACCCGCGTGAGTCCACGGTCGAGTCACTGATCCCGATGGTCGAACACGCGATGACCGGTTCGTACTGA
- a CDS encoding MadB family AAA-type ATPase, protein MDVIDDRPDEVGPADAVIDVEVLQEALRGTGYIIDRELATVVHLATVLDRPLLLEGPAGVGKTELAKSLASAFGRRLVRLQCYEGLDDARALYEWDYAKQLLHVQMLRDRITVELQVHEDLAAASAALAEMEVGIHGEDFLVTRPLLEAIMSEDPVVLLIDEIDRTEESLEAMLLEVLAEKQVTIPELGTYRARTTPWVILTSNDTRELSSALKRRCLHFHVDFPDAARETEIVRSRAPEVPETVAADVVEKARRLREMPLRKPPSISEVVDAARAASVWGGDGPELGWVLSAALLKYRSDDDVARGVLGGGGAPGEEPAGNGRDMRAAADATGASTSAAFGAGRARSGAGRGTGRR, encoded by the coding sequence ATGGACGTCATCGACGATCGCCCCGACGAGGTGGGTCCCGCGGACGCGGTGATCGACGTGGAGGTCCTGCAGGAGGCGCTCCGCGGGACGGGCTACATCATCGACCGGGAACTCGCGACGGTCGTACACCTGGCGACGGTCCTCGACAGGCCACTGCTGCTAGAGGGGCCGGCCGGTGTGGGCAAGACCGAGCTGGCCAAGTCGCTCGCCTCCGCGTTCGGTCGGCGGCTGGTCCGGCTGCAGTGCTACGAGGGACTCGACGACGCCCGGGCACTGTACGAGTGGGACTACGCCAAGCAGTTGCTCCACGTCCAGATGCTCCGGGATCGGATCACGGTGGAACTGCAGGTGCACGAGGATCTCGCCGCCGCCTCTGCCGCGCTGGCGGAGATGGAGGTGGGGATCCACGGTGAGGACTTCCTGGTCACCCGGCCGCTGCTCGAGGCGATCATGTCCGAGGACCCGGTGGTCCTGCTCATCGACGAGATCGACCGGACGGAGGAGTCGCTCGAGGCGATGCTGCTCGAGGTGCTCGCGGAGAAACAGGTGACGATCCCGGAGCTCGGCACCTACCGCGCACGCACCACCCCCTGGGTGATCCTCACCTCGAACGACACCCGGGAGCTGTCGAGTGCCCTCAAGCGCCGGTGCCTGCACTTCCACGTGGACTTCCCGGACGCCGCACGGGAGACGGAGATCGTCCGATCCCGCGCACCGGAGGTTCCGGAGACCGTGGCGGCCGATGTGGTGGAGAAGGCGCGGCGACTGCGCGAGATGCCGCTGCGCAAGCCTCCGTCGATCTCCGAGGTGGTGGACGCGGCCCGCGCCGCGTCGGTGTGGGGAGGAGACGGTCCGGAGCTCGGCTGGGTCCTGTCCGCCGCCCTTCTGAAGTACCGGTCCGACGACGATGTCGCCCGCGGCGTGCTCGGCGGTGGGGGCGCCCCCGGTGAGGAGCCGGCAGGGAACGGGCGGGACATGAGGGCGGCCGCCGATGCGACCGGGGCGTCGACCTCCGCCGCGTTCGGGGCCGGTCGGGCCCGCAGCGGGGCCGGGCGCGGGACCGGACGGCGATGA
- a CDS encoding VWA domain-containing protein codes for MTTGTASRLSPSDVLDIASVAFGRLLREREVAVSPAEVVELRTVLALIGTSRPEALRAALRAVTVKYQRENRGFDAVFDRFFLGVLTTRTEDAGGAHGGAPQVGGLPDELELDTDESSPSTPSDLNPAEIGDLVEGDETSRRNEDMHYDDSDFSTATGEEDLAVQEGAERWQSSVTYEIEVDRASSDHVGEMGSSAISVSGEESLEWADALDVLRTLDGYDARQVYAAHGDDGGDLRGEQAGMFVDAVVAFLKSLPEDATDGRDDDDEVRGGREVTDSADLERASHEVMRRIRGAPRRRSRPFAGGLLDSRSTLRRAWGTDGEAFTIMNRTRVPGPLKLLILVDVSLSVRPVTGFVLRLAQSLHQKVNRCSVVAFVDRPVDVTDHLLSSSGENALATVLSAPGLDLEASSDYGRMFAELLDRHGDLIDARTSVLIVGDGRSNGLDPREDLVGRISRRAHRMAWITPEARRYWNRPACGLSAYARYLDGVVTARDPAELSERAGLLGSSLA; via the coding sequence ATGACGACCGGGACGGCGTCCCGCCTCTCGCCCTCGGACGTCCTCGACATCGCCTCCGTGGCGTTCGGCCGACTCCTCAGGGAGCGCGAGGTGGCGGTCTCCCCGGCCGAGGTGGTGGAGCTGCGGACGGTGCTCGCGCTGATCGGGACGTCCCGGCCCGAGGCCCTGCGGGCGGCGCTCCGTGCGGTGACGGTCAAGTACCAGCGGGAGAACCGGGGATTCGACGCGGTGTTCGACCGCTTCTTCCTGGGCGTGCTGACCACCCGTACCGAGGACGCCGGAGGGGCCCACGGCGGCGCCCCGCAGGTGGGCGGACTGCCCGACGAACTGGAGCTGGACACGGACGAGTCCTCGCCCTCCACCCCGTCGGACCTGAACCCGGCCGAGATCGGGGATCTGGTCGAGGGAGACGAGACGAGCCGGCGGAACGAGGACATGCACTACGACGACTCAGACTTCTCGACCGCGACCGGGGAGGAGGACCTCGCGGTCCAGGAGGGGGCGGAGCGGTGGCAGTCCTCGGTCACCTACGAGATCGAGGTGGACCGCGCGTCATCGGACCATGTCGGCGAGATGGGGTCCTCCGCGATCTCGGTGTCCGGTGAGGAGTCGTTGGAATGGGCGGACGCGCTCGACGTCCTGCGGACCCTCGACGGCTACGACGCCCGTCAGGTGTATGCGGCGCACGGTGACGACGGCGGAGATCTGAGAGGCGAGCAGGCGGGGATGTTCGTCGACGCGGTGGTCGCGTTCCTGAAGAGCCTCCCGGAGGACGCCACCGACGGACGTGACGACGACGACGAGGTCCGGGGTGGCCGGGAGGTGACCGACAGCGCCGACCTCGAACGCGCGTCCCACGAGGTGATGCGCCGCATCCGTGGCGCCCCCCGCCGACGATCGCGACCGTTCGCCGGCGGACTGCTCGATTCTCGCTCCACGTTGCGTCGGGCGTGGGGGACGGACGGCGAGGCGTTCACCATCATGAACCGGACCCGCGTCCCCGGTCCGCTCAAGCTGCTGATCCTGGTCGACGTGTCGCTCTCGGTCCGGCCCGTCACCGGCTTCGTCCTGCGGCTGGCCCAGAGCCTGCACCAGAAGGTCAACCGGTGTTCGGTCGTCGCCTTTGTCGACCGACCCGTCGACGTGACGGACCACCTCCTGTCGTCGTCCGGCGAGAACGCGTTGGCGACCGTCCTGTCCGCACCCGGACTGGATCTCGAGGCGAGCAGCGACTACGGCCGGATGTTCGCCGAGCTGCTCGACCGCCACGGCGACCTGATCGACGCCCGGACCTCGGTCCTCATCGTGGGTGACGGGCGGAGCAACGGGCTCGATCCGCGGGAGGACCTGGTGGGCCGCATCAGCAGGCGGGCCCACCGGATGGCGTGGATCACCCCGGAGGCCCGGAGGTACTGGAACCGGCCCGCGTGCGGACTGAGCGCGTATGCGCGATACCTGGACGGGGTGGTGACCGCGCGCGACCCCGCGGAACTGTCCGAACGGGCAGGTCTGCTGGGAAGCTCGCTCGCCTGA